The Kitasatospora setae KM-6054 genome contains a region encoding:
- a CDS encoding 5-carboxymethyl-2-hydroxymuconate Delta-isomerase: MPLITVDYTDRLAGTFDRRGFGLALNRLAVKLLDAKPAGCKTRFRRTEEAVVGADTETFALVAVKVEIFPGRSAEAKAALGEAVLAALPGYLGGEAGPVQATVQVEEFDHRAYRSAVLGG; the protein is encoded by the coding sequence ATGCCGCTGATCACCGTCGACTACACCGACCGGCTCGCCGGCACCTTCGACCGGCGGGGCTTCGGCCTGGCGCTGAACCGGCTGGCGGTGAAGCTGCTGGACGCCAAGCCGGCCGGCTGCAAGACCCGGTTCCGGCGCACCGAGGAGGCCGTGGTCGGGGCGGACACCGAGACCTTCGCGCTGGTCGCGGTGAAGGTGGAGATCTTCCCGGGCCGGAGCGCGGAGGCCAAGGCGGCGCTGGGCGAGGCCGTGCTGGCGGCGCTGCCCGGCTACCTGGGCGGCGAGGCCGGGCCGGTGCAGGCCACCGTGCAGGTCGAGGAGTTCGACCACCGGGCCTACCGCTCGGCGGTGCTGGGCGGCTGA